A genomic region of Danio aesculapii chromosome 21, fDanAes4.1, whole genome shotgun sequence contains the following coding sequences:
- the LOC130214187 gene encoding odorant receptor 131-2-like, with translation MSNFNESASNLTQRLTDQNAPTKAFLIVTPSIVFLYVNGVMIFTLRKKTVFQEMSRYILFGHMLWIDTLNIFMSVVLFICAISRILIIRNICLALVISAKALFHVSILNLSLMSLERYVAICFPLRHAEFTSFKITHTAIGVVWVLGLIQCLSEIIIFYSFDPANTVLNSFCSRIALFKLQIYKSIDIAFTCIFFVLVSFVIIFTYASIAAVAKTAACDKLSAKKANKTVLLHLIQLGLGAMSILVGVVQEAIYISIDYITAVNVMYICFVVFVILPKCLSPLIYGMRDQVFFCLFKYYFTFGKGKVKPVIIELHV, from the coding sequence atgtCTAATTTTAATGAATCTGCATCTAACCTCACTCAGAGACTGACTGATCAAAATGCACCAACGAAGGCATTTTTGATTGTGACACCAAGTATTGTTTTCCTTTATGTCAACGGGGTCATGATCTTCACTTTGAGGAAAAAGACTGTTTTTCAGGAAATGTCTCGCTATATTCTGTTTGGTCACATGCTTTGGATCGATACATTGAATATTTTTATGAGTGTAGTTTTGTTTATATGTGCTATCAGTAGGATTTTAATAATCAGAAACATCTGTCTTGCTCTTGTCATTTCTGCAAAAGCTCTCTTTCATGTCTCTATCTTAAATCTGTCATTAATGTCACTGGAGAGATATGTGGCCATCTGTTTTCCTCTCAGACATGCAGAATTTACCAGTTTTAAAATTACTCACACAGCTATTGGTGTTGTTTGGGTCTTGGGATTGATTCAGTGTTTGTCTGAAATCATTATCTTTTATTCCTTTGATCCTGCAAACACCGTTCTGAATTCATTTTGCTCAAGAATTGCTCTTTTCAAACTGCAGATCTATAAGAGCATTGATATAGCTTTCAcgtgtatattttttgtgttggtGTCTTTTGTTATAATCTTTACATATGCCTCTATAGCAGCTGTGGCTAAAACAGCTGCCTGTGATAAACTGTCAGCCAAAAAAGCTAATAAGACTGTTCTTCTGCATTTAATACAGCTGGGTCTTGGTGCAATGTCTATCTTAGTTGGAGTTGTCCAAGAAGCTATTTATATATCTATTGACTATATTACTGCAGTAAATGTGATGTATATTTGCTTTGTAGTTTTTGTAATTCTTCCTAAGTGTCTAAGTCCTCTTATATATGGCATGAGAGATCAAGTGTTTTTCTGTCTGTTCAAATATTACTTCACATTTGGTAAAGGTAAAGTCAAACCAGTTATAATAGAGCTACATGTTTAA